GCCAAGAGAGACAAAATTGGAAATCTTTGCTAAGATGCCTTCCACCAAAGTAAAAGATCAAGCTTCATTTTCATGTCTTCTGTTTCTTCAGCAAGATATTTGTCAAGCTCAGATTTAGTGTTATTGCTTGAACCGTTGCCTAGCTTCATTCTCTTAGCAACAACCTCTTTCAACttgcctcctcttcctccctttGATGCTATTGGATCAGTAACATTAGTTGCCTCTTCACTTGGACTATACATTCTCCTATATTCTTCAAACAAATCACGAACACAGGTGTTAATTGCTTCCCAAACTAGCTGTCCCCTTTCCTCACCAAATATCTCTTCAACAGTTATCTTTGTGTACATAGATAACTTGTATCTTGGATCAAGACATCCAGCAACAAACATTAGCAAATTGAAGttctctttctccttctcctttccaTTTCTACTGCTGTTCATATTCCCATTTCTGTTATTGTTCCAAATTCCCCAATATTTATCAAATTTATCTTTCATTCTCCTGCCCATAGCTGATTGTAGAACATCTGTACTATTCAGCCAAGATTGAATCAACAAATGCACTTCTCCAATCTCATGAAAAAATGTATGGGAAGTGATCTTTAATATAGTAGAGACACGGACAGTGAGATCATGAAAATGCTCCAGAAAATCTGCCATCTTCTATACATTTTGCCAATCAGTTTCATCTGGATGACCAACTCCATCCCTTGATTCAGATAGATCAATTACATAGCTCATATCCTCTTCTGCGAACCTTATGAACACCTTCTCATAAACAAGTGCAGCTTTCAGCATTAGGTATGTGGAGTTCCATCTTGTTGGAACATCAATTTTCAGAAACGGTTTGTTGGTCAGCTTTTCTTCCTCTACAATCTATTTAAATTTGACTATTCTTGAACCACCATTTCTGATATACCTAACAGCAGCTCTAACACGCTTTACAGAGACATCCACTTCTTTTAAGCCATCTTGCACGATGAGATTAATAATGTGTGCTGCACACCTCATGTGCAAATACTTGCCATTAGTTAGATTGGTCCTCATCAATTGCCTTCTGACATAAGCCATACCTGTATCATTTGCACTTGCATTGTCAACTGTTATAGTCATTACTCTATCTAAACCCCATTCAGACATGC
The sequence above is drawn from the Panicum hallii strain FIL2 chromosome 7, PHallii_v3.1, whole genome shotgun sequence genome and encodes:
- the LOC112900799 gene encoding zinc finger BED domain-containing protein RICESLEEPER 2-like — protein: MSEPGSQTEMEIDSIAVDTQPSQINQNAVAVTASSSQGLVVEQDVVELDSNEDGAGRKEIASRSKMWDHFIKIRDDKKIVRSAKCKYCSRILKADSKSNGTSSLKKHFNVCKRNPHKFAKDPTQGTLQATQGEGVVTWRFDQDELRAAFAEMVIEDEQPFCFGEKPGLRKFMAKACPRFQLPSRRTCTRDVQLDSYITVTTSFIDDSWRLHKKVIGFFMVKGHKGDDIGKNVMRCMSEWGLDRVMTITVDNASANDTAHIINLIVQDGLKEVDVSVKRVRAAVRWNSTYLMLKAALVYEKVFIRFAEEDMSYVIDLSESRDGVGHPDETDCTDVLQSAMGRRMKDKFDKYWGIWNNNRNGNMNSSRNGKEKEKENFNLLMFVAGCLDPRYKLSMYTKITVEEIFGEERGQLVWEAINTCVRDLFEEYRRMYSPSEEATNVTDPIASKGGRGGKLKEVVAKRMKLGNGSSNNTKSELDKYLAEETEDMKMKLDLLLWWKAS